The proteins below come from a single uncultured Methanobrevibacter sp. genomic window:
- a CDS encoding iron-sulfur cluster assembly scaffold protein: MIYSTEIENMCLVRKGANHDPAPIPEEGKWVKAKQITDISGFTHGIGWCAPQQGCCKLTLNVKDGIIEEALVETLGCSGMTHSAAMAGEILVGKTILEALNTDLVCDAINTAMRELFLQIVYGRTQSAFSEGGLQIGAGLEDLGKGHRSQVGTIYSTKEKGPRYLELTEGYITEIGLDEDDEIIGYKYINLGVMLDQIKDGVDPMEAIDNATGQYGRFDDAAKKIDPRSE; the protein is encoded by the coding sequence ATGATATATTCAACAGAAATTGAAAATATGTGTCTTGTTCGCAAAGGTGCAAATCATGACCCTGCTCCAATTCCTGAAGAGGGAAAATGGGTAAAGGCAAAACAGATAACTGATATTTCAGGTTTTACTCATGGTATCGGATGGTGTGCTCCGCAACAAGGATGCTGTAAATTAACATTGAACGTTAAGGACGGAATTATTGAAGAAGCATTAGTTGAAACTTTAGGTTGTTCCGGTATGACTCATTCAGCTGCAATGGCTGGTGAAATTCTTGTTGGAAAAACAATCCTTGAAGCATTGAACACAGATTTGGTCTGTGATGCAATCAACACTGCAATGCGTGAATTATTCTTACAAATTGTTTACGGAAGAACCCAGTCTGCATTTTCAGAAGGAGGTCTTCAGATTGGTGCGGGACTTGAAGACTTGGGAAAAGGTCACAGAAGCCAAGTTGGAACAATTTACTCAACAAAAGAAAAAGGTCCAAGATACTTGGAACTCACAGAAGGTTATATAACAGAAATAGGTCTTGATGAAGATGATGAAATTATAGGTTATAAATACATTAACCTTGGTGTAATGCTTGATCAGATTAAAGATGGTGTTGACCCAATGGAAGCGATAGACAATGCTACAGGCCAATATGGAAGATTTGATGATGCCGCCAAAAAAATAGATCCAAGGAGTGAATAA
- a CDS encoding putative quinol monooxygenase, which produces MDFILVLANIEPKEGCQDSIIEVSKELIDESLLEEGNIDYQLLKPIEGDSLTFVEKWESLDALKRHMASPHFLNFGEESEEFVKEMTIQVIDADELSF; this is translated from the coding sequence ATGGATTTCATACTAGTTTTAGCAAATATCGAACCTAAAGAAGGTTGCCAAGATAGTATAATTGAAGTTTCAAAAGAGTTAATCGATGAATCTTTACTTGAAGAAGGTAACATTGATTATCAATTACTCAAACCAATCGAAGGCGACAGTTTAACATTTGTTGAAAAATGGGAATCTTTAGACGCTTTAAAAAGACATATGGCTTCACCACACTTTTTAAACTTTGGTGAAGAAAGTGAAGAATTTGTTAAAGAGATGACTATTCAAGTAATAGATGCTGATGAACTCAGCTTCTAA
- a CDS encoding NUDIX domain-containing protein yields MWGLTVRGICEFNEKFLLLKVRSKSAHDAGKWEIPGGKVKKCEFFDEALKREYFEETGLEIDIKSLYNVVRNDYTACKTSEEVKSIQLIMKVTCDSEDVKISEEHDEFGWFDMDEVEEMISKDLLTPPAVNAFKN; encoded by the coding sequence ATGTGGGGATTGACTGTAAGGGGAATCTGTGAATTCAATGAAAAGTTTTTGCTCCTTAAGGTCAGATCAAAATCAGCTCATGATGCAGGAAAATGGGAAATTCCTGGCGGCAAAGTCAAAAAATGCGAATTTTTTGATGAAGCACTTAAAAGGGAATATTTTGAAGAAACAGGTCTTGAAATTGATATCAAATCATTATATAATGTTGTAAGAAACGATTATACTGCATGTAAAACATCAGAAGAAGTCAAATCAATTCAACTGATTATGAAAGTTACATGTGATAGTGAAGATGTTAAAATAAGTGAAGAACATGATGAATTTGGTTGGTTTGATATGGATGAAGTCGAGGAGATGATTTCAAAGGATTTATTGACTCCTCCTGCCGTAAATGCTTTTAAAAATTAA
- a CDS encoding Ig-like domain-containing protein, translating into MEISINDVEIGEDVLIIVKVSGNASEVPSGFVTVSINHKDYRINLTNGEGNVSIEGLGANYYVVSGIYSGDSIYNNAESLTNVTVSKHKTNLIIETSNITVGKDEIINLTIVDVNYNPVNANGYVILQGKHQEYNITITNGIGSRTFKDLPADQYIVTGIYYGDDNYLKSDNNAISSFTVDKHPSSIIININDSKVDDMVIAEVILSDGASGNVTLSLGGIEYNLTVENGKGSRNLRVLSVENNYIVTGIYYGNDYYAKSDNSTEFSVSKYPSEVEIDMEKDEYLLSELIQITVKVKDGATGTVTLTVGNENKTLELNNGVATWSVSGLPVGRYSVSALYNGNYKFKTNGTSKSFSVGTTAGFDVEIVASANNIKVGETVYINVNVTGNSDTPKGNISVLISGNTYHGKLNENGSVTIEVTDLNPKEYTAIVTYSGDVNYSANSTNVYFTVSKLPSQLNVSVESIYVLDSANITVKVNDKATGNVSVMLNHQNYTIELSDGSGYKLIPNLPASLEPYLVELTYLGDNNFDKSSNSTQFFVNKYLPTVIVDAKDIMIGQDANITIKVIGNAIVNATGEVSFVLDGKNHTVKINNGVGNISISNLNENLYVISVIYYGDNIYMKSEGEISFKVSKYPSKVLITVPEIKVGENLTINISIEGNDDVNATGEVDIFIDGKHYLVDIINGKGSINNITNLKAGKYDFTVIYYGDDNYIKSENGSVAIVNLHTPNITVNVTNIKVGETEYVNITVNGGTDVPTGEVNFMINGSEVDIMINGKVYSGLLDGNGTAVIPVSDLPASDGPYIIEAIYYGDDNYDKVTGNGSFNVSKSTPDVIINVDNIDLGEIAEVTIIVADGDATGLVQVYCNGISQTIELANGIASFNISDLTTGSYYVEVDYLGDYKYNKNRNESLFTVGYITPKIEIQVNNITYGEKSNITVKVSDNATGIVTISVGDRTYDVNLTNGTANLIIDDLDAGDYVVTAIYRGDDGHNSVRNTEESIVAKAQSSIGANDTVADYGNPIDIPVECQNASEITYKVMDQDGNVVGQGTMKANETIIDLILDAGNYTVELTTIADKNHVPATTSVNLTVNKVKPIITIEVVDIWYGEVEVLNVTSNIPGTVNVTVNGVTETLELNGEVKDKLFAALIYVLGVDYKATWNLHNLAVGQYPAFAVFNGNENYESVNTSDVFNVYAADTSVNATCADIEYGQNATIIVEVAPSDATGNVVVEIDGKNYTAIVNDGKATITIPGLSEGTKTAKVYYSGDENHNPSETQTRFNVGRASTDLNLTSQNIYVGEDETIVVELPDDATGNVTIIIDGEKYIANVKEGKATFNVKGLKAGEYDIVAIYDGDNEYLPANSTARFKVSKYSSNVDVTAPDIKVTEEGKVVVSVPKDATGTVTITVNGKHYIAAVKDGMATFEINDLKAGKYTIVAEYSGDDYYSGSVGDGHFKVTKFKPEVDVNAPEVKVTEDGKVVVFLPKDATGTVTLEIDGKKYTAAVKDGKAVFYIPNLNLGDHAIKVTYSGDDKYSYISTDSDIVVVDDKNGTHENQYQKEESSSKCIDLSNYPTGNPILILLLILMTVGTTQIGRYRKK; encoded by the coding sequence TTGGAAATTAGTATCAATGATGTTGAAATAGGGGAAGATGTTTTAATTATAGTTAAAGTCTCAGGTAATGCAAGTGAAGTTCCTAGCGGATTTGTTACAGTTAGCATTAACCATAAAGATTATAGAATTAACTTAACAAATGGTGAAGGAAACGTTTCAATTGAAGGATTAGGAGCAAATTATTATGTTGTAAGTGGAATCTATTCTGGAGATTCCATATATAATAATGCTGAATCATTAACTAATGTAACTGTTTCAAAACACAAAACCAACTTAATTATCGAAACTTCCAATATTACAGTTGGAAAAGATGAAATAATTAATTTAACTATCGTTGATGTTAACTATAATCCAGTAAATGCTAATGGTTATGTTATTCTACAGGGAAAACACCAAGAATACAATATAACAATTACAAACGGTATCGGAAGTCGAACTTTCAAAGATTTACCTGCAGACCAATATATTGTAACTGGTATTTACTATGGTGATGACAATTATCTCAAATCAGATAATAATGCAATTTCTTCATTTACTGTAGATAAACATCCATCTTCAATTATTATCAACATTAATGATTCTAAAGTTGATGACATGGTAATTGCAGAAGTAATTCTTTCTGATGGAGCTTCTGGAAATGTAACTCTTTCATTGGGAGGAATTGAATATAATTTAACTGTCGAAAATGGAAAAGGTTCTAGAAATCTTAGAGTATTGTCTGTTGAAAACAATTATATTGTTACAGGTATTTACTACGGTAATGATTATTATGCAAAATCAGATAATAGTACTGAGTTTAGCGTAAGCAAATATCCTTCTGAAGTTGAAATAGATATGGAAAAAGATGAATATCTTTTATCAGAACTTATTCAGATTACTGTTAAAGTTAAAGATGGAGCAACAGGTACAGTTACATTAACTGTCGGCAATGAAAATAAAACCTTAGAATTAAATAATGGTGTTGCAACTTGGTCAGTTTCAGGATTACCTGTTGGTAGATACTCAGTTTCTGCTTTATACAATGGAAATTATAAATTCAAAACAAATGGTACAAGTAAATCATTTTCAGTTGGTACAACAGCAGGATTTGATGTTGAAATTGTTGCCTCTGCCAATAATATTAAAGTGGGCGAAACTGTATACATTAATGTCAATGTTACTGGTAATTCTGATACTCCTAAAGGAAATATATCTGTTTTAATAAGTGGAAATACATATCATGGAAAATTAAATGAAAATGGATCTGTTACAATTGAGGTAACTGATTTAAATCCAAAGGAGTATACTGCTATAGTTACCTATTCTGGTGATGTTAACTACTCCGCTAATTCAACTAATGTTTACTTTACTGTTTCCAAATTGCCTTCACAACTGAATGTTAGTGTAGAATCAATCTATGTGTTGGATTCTGCAAATATAACTGTTAAAGTAAATGATAAGGCAACAGGAAATGTTTCAGTAATGTTAAATCATCAAAATTATACAATAGAGCTTTCTGATGGTTCAGGATATAAATTAATTCCTAATTTGCCTGCTTCACTAGAACCTTATCTTGTTGAACTAACATATTTGGGAGATAATAATTTTGATAAATCTTCAAATAGTACTCAGTTCTTTGTTAATAAATATCTGCCTACTGTAATTGTCGATGCTAAAGATATTATGATAGGTCAGGATGCAAATATTACAATTAAGGTTATTGGTAATGCAATTGTAAATGCAACTGGTGAAGTTAGTTTTGTATTGGACGGTAAAAACCATACTGTTAAAATTAATAATGGTGTAGGAAATATAAGTATTTCTAATTTAAATGAAAATTTGTATGTTATTTCAGTAATTTATTATGGTGATAACATTTACATGAAATCCGAAGGAGAAATTTCATTTAAAGTAAGTAAATATCCTTCTAAAGTATTAATAACAGTTCCAGAAATCAAAGTTGGTGAAAACTTAACAATCAACATTTCCATTGAAGGAAATGATGATGTTAATGCAACAGGTGAAGTTGATATATTCATAGATGGAAAACATTATCTTGTGGATATAATTAATGGAAAAGGTTCTATCAATAATATTACCAATTTAAAAGCTGGCAAATATGATTTCACTGTAATATATTATGGTGATGATAATTATATTAAATCTGAAAATGGATCTGTTGCAATTGTAAATTTACACACACCAAACATTACAGTAAATGTAACTAACATCAAAGTTGGTGAAACAGAATATGTGAATATTACTGTAAATGGAGGTACTGATGTACCTACTGGTGAAGTTAACTTTATGATTAATGGTAGTGAAGTTGACATTATGATTAATGGTAAAGTTTATTCTGGATTGTTGGATGGTAATGGTACTGCTGTTATTCCTGTTAGTGACTTGCCTGCGTCTGATGGGCCTTACATTATTGAAGCGATTTATTATGGTGATGATAATTATGATAAGGTTACCGGTAATGGATCATTTAATGTGTCAAAAAGCACTCCTGATGTAATTATCAATGTTGATAATATTGATTTAGGCGAAATTGCTGAAGTAACTATTATTGTAGCAGATGGTGATGCAACAGGACTTGTTCAAGTATACTGTAACGGAATTTCTCAAACTATCGAATTAGCAAATGGTATAGCTTCATTTAACATTTCTGATTTAACTACTGGTAGTTATTATGTTGAAGTTGACTATTTAGGAGATTATAAATACAATAAAAACAGAAATGAATCATTATTTACAGTTGGTTATATAACTCCTAAAATTGAAATACAAGTTAATAACATAACTTACGGTGAAAAATCAAACATTACAGTTAAAGTATCTGACAATGCAACAGGAATTGTAACTATTTCTGTTGGTGATAGAACTTATGATGTTAATTTAACCAATGGAACTGCAAATCTCATTATCGATGATTTGGATGCTGGTGACTATGTTGTAACAGCAATATATCGTGGAGATGACGGTCATAATTCTGTTAGAAATACAGAAGAGTCTATTGTTGCAAAGGCACAATCTTCTATTGGTGCCAATGACACAGTTGCAGACTATGGCAATCCAATTGACATTCCTGTTGAATGTCAAAATGCCAGTGAAATTACCTATAAAGTAATGGATCAAGACGGAAATGTTGTTGGCCAAGGAACAATGAAAGCAAATGAAACAATAATTGATTTAATCTTGGATGCTGGTAATTATACTGTTGAATTAACAACTATTGCTGATAAAAACCATGTACCGGCAACAACAAGTGTGAACTTAACAGTAAACAAAGTCAAACCAATTATTACAATTGAAGTCGTTGATATTTGGTATGGTGAAGTGGAAGTTTTAAATGTAACTTCAAATATTCCTGGAACTGTTAACGTAACTGTTAATGGTGTAACAGAAACTTTAGAACTTAATGGTGAGGTAAAAGACAAACTATTCGCTGCTTTAATCTATGTATTGGGCGTAGATTACAAAGCAACTTGGAATTTACATAATTTGGCTGTTGGCCAATATCCTGCATTTGCAGTATTCAACGGTAATGAAAACTACGAAAGCGTTAACACTTCTGATGTATTCAATGTTTATGCTGCAGATACTTCCGTAAATGCCACATGTGCTGATATTGAATATGGTCAAAATGCTACAATAATTGTTGAAGTAGCTCCAAGTGATGCAACAGGTAATGTAGTTGTTGAAATCGACGGTAAAAACTATACTGCAATAGTTAATGACGGAAAAGCAACAATAACAATTCCTGGTTTATCCGAAGGAACAAAAACCGCAAAGGTATATTACTCCGGTGATGAAAATCATAATCCAAGTGAAACACAAACACGCTTCAATGTGGGAAGGGCATCCACTGACCTCAATCTTACTAGTCAAAACATTTATGTAGGTGAGGATGAAACCATTGTTGTTGAGTTGCCTGATGATGCAACAGGTAATGTGACAATAATTATTGACGGAGAAAAATATATCGCAAATGTTAAAGAAGGTAAGGCTACATTTAATGTTAAAGGTCTTAAAGCAGGAGAATATGATATTGTAGCAATATATGATGGAGATAATGAATATCTTCCTGCAAATAGTACTGCTAGGTTTAAAGTATCAAAATACTCTTCAAATGTAGATGTGACTGCACCTGATATCAAAGTAACTGAAGAAGGTAAGGTCGTCGTATCTGTCCCTAAAGATGCAACAGGTACCGTAACAATTACTGTAAATGGTAAACATTACATTGCAGCTGTTAAAGATGGTATGGCTACATTTGAAATTAATGATCTCAAAGCCGGAAAATATACTATTGTAGCCGAATATAGTGGAGATGACTATTATTCAGGTTCTGTTGGAGATGGTCATTTTAAAGTAACCAAATTCAAACCTGAAGTAGATGTAAATGCACCTGAAGTTAAAGTGACTGAAGATGGTAAGGTCGTTGTGTTCCTCCCTAAAGATGCAACAGGTACCGTAACCCTTGAAATTGATGGTAAAAAATACACTGCTGCCGTTAAAGATGGAAAAGCTGTATTTTACATACCTAATTTAAATCTGGGTGACCATGCAATTAAAGTGACATACTCTGGTGATGACAAATACTCATACATCTCTACTGATAGCGACATTGTTGTTGTTGATGACAAAAACGGAACACATGAAAATCAGTATCAAAAAGAGGAATCTTCCTCTAAATGTATTGATTTATCAAACTATCCTACAGGCAATCCGATATTAATCTTATTGTTGATATTGATGACTGTAGGAACAACACAAATAGGAAGATATAGAAAAAAATAG
- a CDS encoding GGGtGRT protein, whose product MSLFESYERRIDQITPVLEKYGIKDLQEAKQICLDKGFDPYEIVKGVQPICFENACWAYTLGAAIAVKEGCTKASDAAKAIGEGLQAFCIPGSVADDRQVGLGHGNLASMLLSDESECFAFLAGHESFAAAEGAIGIANSANEVREKPLRVILNGLGKDAALIISRINGFTHVETEFDYFTGEVKVVKEKAYSDGERSKVRCYGADDVREGVAIMHLEGVDVSITGNSTNPTRFQHPVAGTYKKECILQGKKYFSVASGGGTGRTLHPDNMAAGPASYGMTDTLGRMHSDAQFAGSSSVPAHVEMMGLIGMGNNPMVGASVAVAVAVEKAMKK is encoded by the coding sequence ATGAGTTTATTTGAAAGTTATGAAAGAAGAATCGACCAGATCACTCCAGTTTTGGAAAAATATGGTATAAAAGATCTCCAAGAAGCAAAACAGATTTGTCTTGATAAAGGTTTTGACCCCTATGAAATTGTAAAAGGTGTTCAGCCAATCTGTTTTGAAAACGCATGCTGGGCATATACTCTTGGAGCAGCAATTGCAGTAAAAGAGGGTTGCACAAAGGCTTCAGATGCTGCAAAGGCAATAGGTGAAGGTCTTCAGGCATTCTGTATTCCTGGAAGTGTTGCCGATGACAGACAGGTTGGTTTAGGTCATGGAAACCTTGCATCAATGCTTTTAAGTGACGAAAGTGAATGTTTCGCATTCCTTGCAGGTCATGAAAGTTTTGCAGCTGCCGAAGGTGCAATCGGTATTGCAAACTCTGCCAATGAAGTAAGAGAAAAACCATTAAGAGTTATCTTAAACGGTCTTGGAAAGGATGCAGCATTAATCATATCAAGGATAAACGGATTTACTCATGTTGAAACTGAATTCGATTACTTTACAGGAGAAGTTAAAGTAGTCAAAGAAAAAGCATATTCCGACGGTGAAAGGTCAAAAGTAAGATGTTACGGTGCTGATGATGTGCGTGAGGGTGTAGCAATCATGCATTTGGAAGGTGTTGATGTATCAATTACTGGAAATTCAACAAATCCTACACGTTTTCAACATCCTGTAGCAGGAACATACAAAAAAGAATGTATTTTACAGGGCAAAAAATACTTCTCAGTTGCTTCAGGCGGAGGAACCGGAAGAACACTGCACCCTGATAACATGGCAGCAGGACCGGCTTCCTACGGTATGACAGACACTCTGGGAAGAATGCACTCAGATGCTCAATTTGCAGGTTCATCTTCCGTACCGGCTCACGTGGAAATGATGGGACTTATTGGTATGGGAAATAATCCGATGGTTGGAGCATCAGTTGCTGTAGCTGTTGCTGTTGAAAAAGCTATGAAAAAATAG